One Salinimonas marina DNA segment encodes these proteins:
- the nrdA gene encoding class 1a ribonucleoside-diphosphate reductase subunit alpha, translating into MNNDLLVTKRNGEKEPIDLEKIHKVVTWAAEGLNNVSVSQVEIKAQIQFYDGIKTGEIHETLIKSAADLISTDAPDYQYLAARLAVFHLRKKAYGQFEPPSLYDHVVKMVDAQKYDAHLLEDFTPAEFAEMDSYIDHWRDMNFSYAAVKQLEGKYLVQNRVTGDIYESAQFLYILVAACLFANYPKETRLSYIRRFYNAASTFKLSLPTPIMSGVRTPTRQFSSCVLIETGDSLDSINATSSAIVKYVSQRAGIGVNAGRIRALGSPIRGGEAFHTGCIPFYKYFQTAVKSCSQGGVRGGAATLFYPLWHLEVESLLVLKNNRGVEENRVRHLDYGVQFNKLMYQRMMKDDYITLFSPSDCPGMYDAFFADQAKFEELYVKYENDDSIRKKRIKAMELFSLFMQERASTGRIYLQNVDHCNTHSPFDPSVAPVRQSNLCLEIALPTKPLQHVNDEEGEIALCTLSAFNLGAIESVDEFEELSDLAVRALDSLLDYQDYPVPAAYNATMNRRTLGVGVINFAYFLAKNNVRYSDHSANGLVHRTFEAMQYHLLKASNNLAKEKGACPKFHETTYSQGIMPIDSYKKDLDTVCNEPLQCDWDTLREDIKAHGLRNSTLSALMPSETSSQISNATNGIEPPRGHISIKSSKDGVLKQVVPEYDTLKEKYELLWDIPSNDGYLQLVGIMQKFIDQTISANTNYDPSRHANGKVPMKLLLKDLLTAYKLGVKTLYYHNTRDGASDTSSVEVKTQQQTPLAQATVVEEDDDCAGGACKI; encoded by the coding sequence ATGAACAACGATTTACTTGTCACCAAACGCAACGGTGAAAAAGAGCCCATCGATCTTGAAAAAATTCATAAAGTTGTCACCTGGGCAGCAGAAGGACTAAATAATGTTTCGGTTTCTCAGGTAGAGATCAAAGCCCAGATTCAATTCTATGATGGCATCAAAACCGGTGAAATCCATGAAACATTGATCAAATCAGCGGCCGACCTTATCTCTACTGATGCGCCTGACTATCAGTATCTGGCAGCCCGGTTAGCGGTCTTCCATTTACGCAAAAAAGCGTATGGCCAGTTCGAGCCACCGTCGTTGTATGATCATGTGGTCAAAATGGTTGATGCACAAAAATACGATGCCCATTTGCTGGAAGATTTTACGCCTGCAGAATTTGCCGAGATGGACTCGTATATCGATCATTGGCGGGATATGAATTTCAGCTATGCGGCGGTTAAGCAGCTTGAAGGCAAGTACCTGGTACAAAACCGGGTCACCGGCGACATTTATGAAAGCGCTCAGTTTTTATATATTCTGGTGGCTGCCTGTTTATTTGCCAATTACCCTAAAGAAACGCGCCTGAGCTATATTCGCCGTTTTTACAATGCCGCGTCTACCTTCAAGTTGTCTCTGCCTACGCCGATTATGTCTGGGGTACGTACGCCAACCCGTCAGTTCAGCTCTTGTGTACTGATCGAAACCGGCGATAGCCTGGACTCAATCAACGCCACCTCGTCGGCGATTGTTAAGTATGTCAGTCAGCGTGCCGGTATCGGCGTGAATGCAGGCCGGATTCGTGCGCTGGGCAGCCCTATTCGTGGCGGCGAAGCCTTTCATACCGGTTGTATTCCCTTTTATAAATACTTCCAGACTGCAGTAAAAAGCTGTTCACAAGGCGGTGTTCGCGGCGGTGCAGCCACCTTATTCTATCCGTTATGGCATCTGGAGGTTGAATCCTTACTGGTGCTTAAAAACAACCGCGGCGTAGAAGAAAACCGCGTGCGTCATTTAGATTATGGTGTGCAGTTCAACAAGCTGATGTATCAGCGCATGATGAAAGACGATTACATCACTTTGTTCAGCCCCTCTGACTGCCCCGGCATGTACGATGCGTTTTTTGCCGACCAGGCAAAATTTGAAGAGTTGTATGTAAAATACGAAAACGACGACAGCATTCGTAAAAAGCGCATCAAAGCCATGGAGCTGTTCAGTTTGTTTATGCAGGAGCGCGCCTCCACGGGTCGTATTTATCTGCAAAATGTGGATCACTGCAACACCCACAGCCCGTTCGACCCTTCAGTAGCGCCGGTTCGCCAAAGTAATCTGTGTCTGGAAATTGCGCTGCCAACCAAGCCTTTACAACATGTGAATGATGAAGAAGGTGAAATCGCCCTGTGTACCTTGTCGGCCTTTAACTTAGGTGCGATTGAGTCGGTCGACGAGTTTGAAGAGTTGTCAGATCTGGCGGTACGGGCTCTGGACAGCCTACTGGACTATCAGGATTACCCGGTACCGGCGGCGTACAATGCCACCATGAACCGTCGTACCCTGGGTGTAGGAGTCATCAACTTTGCCTACTTCCTGGCTAAAAATAATGTGCGTTATTCTGATCACAGCGCCAATGGCCTGGTGCACCGTACGTTTGAAGCGATGCAGTATCACCTGCTAAAAGCCTCAAATAATCTGGCGAAGGAAAAAGGCGCCTGTCCTAAGTTTCACGAAACCACCTATTCACAAGGCATCATGCCCATTGATTCTTATAAAAAGGATCTGGACACCGTGTGCAATGAGCCATTGCAGTGTGACTGGGATACCCTTCGTGAAGACATTAAGGCGCACGGGTTACGCAACTCTACCCTGTCGGCACTGATGCCGTCTGAAACCTCGTCACAGATTTCCAATGCCACCAATGGTATCGAACCACCACGGGGCCATATCAGCATCAAGTCAAGCAAAGACGGTGTGTTGAAACAGGTGGTTCCGGAGTACGACACGCTCAAAGAAAAGTATGAGCTGTTGTGGGATATTCCTTCTAACGACGGTTATCTGCAGCTTGTCGGTATTATGCAAAAATTTATCGACCAGACGATTTCGGCCAATACCAATTACGACCCCAGCCGTCATGCGAATGGCAAGGTGCCGATGAAGCTGTTGTTAAAAGATTTGCTTACGGCTTATAAACTGGGTGTGAAAACGCTGTATTATCACAATACCCGTGATGGCGCCTCAGACACCAGTTCAGTGGAAGTCAAAACTCAGCAACAAACACCGCTGGCTCAGGCCACGGTGGTTGAAGAAGATGATGATTGTGCCGGCGGTGCGTGTAAAATATAA
- the purC gene encoding phosphoribosylaminoimidazolesuccinocarboxamide synthase, protein MQKREELYRGKAKTVYYTDDNDKLILEFRNDTSAFDGEKIEQLDRKGEVNNKFNHFIMTKLEVAGIATQVEALLSDNDSLVKKLDMIPVECVVRNVAAGSLVRRLGVTEGELLDPPVFEFFLKNDALHDPMVNDYHIVSFGWATEAQISDMKRLTFAVNNVLKALFDEAGMLLVDYKLEFGIDGNGALVLGDEFTPDGCRLWDKETRKKMDKDRFRQGLGSVVETYIEVAGRLGLKL, encoded by the coding sequence ATGCAAAAACGTGAAGAGCTGTACCGGGGCAAGGCGAAAACGGTTTATTATACCGATGACAACGACAAGCTTATTCTGGAATTCAGAAACGACACTTCTGCTTTTGATGGTGAAAAAATCGAGCAGCTGGATCGAAAAGGTGAAGTGAATAATAAATTTAACCATTTCATTATGACTAAGCTGGAAGTGGCTGGCATCGCCACGCAGGTGGAAGCGTTGTTGTCAGACAATGATTCGCTGGTCAAAAAGCTGGATATGATTCCGGTCGAATGTGTGGTCCGAAATGTCGCCGCCGGCTCGCTGGTTCGTCGTTTAGGCGTGACCGAAGGGGAACTGCTGGATCCTCCGGTATTTGAGTTCTTTTTAAAGAACGATGCACTGCATGATCCTATGGTCAATGATTATCATATCGTGTCATTTGGCTGGGCTACGGAAGCTCAAATCAGTGACATGAAAAGACTGACCTTCGCCGTCAACAATGTTTTAAAAGCCTTGTTCGACGAAGCCGGTATGCTGTTGGTGGATTATAAACTGGAATTTGGCATTGATGGCAATGGGGCATTGGTGCTGGGTGATGAGTTTACGCCGGATGGTTGTCGTCTGTGGGATAAAGAAACCCGCAAGAAGATGGACAAGGATCGCTTTCGGCAAGGGCTGGGTTCGGTGGTAGAGACCTACATCGAAGTGGCCGGCCGTCTCGGCCTGAAGCTCTAA
- the yfaE gene encoding class I ribonucleotide reductase maintenance protein YfaE, with product MTKPDDAFRIDVVDAKCVPARHDKTLLESLEQSGIDVHYHCREGFCGACRTKLKAGAVRYTTDPLAFIDDDEILPCCCVPTTDLKVIVPL from the coding sequence ATGACAAAGCCTGATGATGCATTTCGTATCGATGTTGTTGATGCGAAATGCGTACCCGCCCGCCATGATAAAACCCTGCTGGAATCCTTAGAACAAAGTGGCATCGATGTGCATTATCATTGCCGGGAAGGGTTTTGCGGCGCCTGCCGTACCAAATTAAAAGCCGGTGCGGTGCGCTATACCACCGATCCACTGGCCTTCATTGATGATGATGAAATTCTGCCCTGCTGCTGTGTTCCTACCACCGATCTAAAAGTCATCGTTCCACTTTAA
- the nrdB gene encoding class Ia ribonucleoside-diphosphate reductase subunit beta, translated as MKYTTFNQNITNPLGEPMFFGNPVNVARYDQQKHSIFEKLIEKQISFFWRPEEVDVTRDRVDFQKLTDPEKHILISNLKYQTLLDSVQGRSPNIAFLPIVSLPELETWVETWSFFETIHSRSYTHILRNLFSDPSEIFEDIVENEQIKQRAADISRYYDDLIFATQLWQTQGEGTHTVNGEVHVINQRELKKKLYLCMNSVNALEAIRFYVSFACTFAFAERKLMEGNSKIIRLIARDENLHLTSTQHILNLWAKGKDDPEMAEIAEECKDQARDIFMNAVEQEKEWADYLFQNGSMIGLNKQILCEYVEYIANQRMSAIGLDTPFDVKSNPLPWMNNYLNSDNVQVAPQESEISSYLVGQIDSSVSEDDFADFEL; from the coding sequence ATGAAATACACCACCTTTAATCAAAACATCACCAACCCACTGGGCGAACCCATGTTTTTCGGGAACCCGGTGAATGTTGCACGTTATGATCAGCAAAAACATTCTATCTTTGAAAAACTGATCGAGAAGCAAATCAGCTTTTTCTGGCGTCCTGAAGAGGTAGATGTCACGCGCGACCGGGTTGATTTTCAAAAGCTGACAGACCCGGAAAAGCATATTCTGATTTCTAACCTGAAATATCAGACCCTGCTGGACTCGGTCCAGGGCAGAAGTCCGAATATCGCGTTTCTTCCTATTGTGTCATTACCTGAGCTGGAAACCTGGGTGGAAACCTGGTCGTTTTTTGAGACCATCCACTCGCGTTCTTACACCCATATTTTGCGCAACCTGTTTTCTGATCCCAGCGAGATTTTTGAGGACATTGTTGAAAACGAACAAATCAAACAACGTGCCGCGGATATTTCCCGCTACTATGATGATCTGATTTTTGCGACTCAGCTGTGGCAAACTCAGGGGGAAGGTACCCACACGGTTAATGGCGAAGTTCATGTTATTAATCAGCGCGAGCTTAAAAAGAAACTGTATTTGTGTATGAATTCGGTTAATGCGCTGGAAGCCATTCGCTTTTATGTGTCATTTGCCTGCACATTTGCTTTTGCCGAGCGCAAATTGATGGAAGGCAACTCCAAGATCATTCGTTTGATTGCCCGGGATGAGAATCTGCATCTTACCTCAACCCAGCATATTCTGAATCTGTGGGCAAAAGGCAAAGACGATCCTGAAATGGCCGAAATCGCCGAAGAGTGTAAAGACCAGGCCCGCGACATATTTATGAACGCAGTTGAGCAGGAAAAAGAATGGGCGGATTATCTGTTCCAAAACGGCTCTATGATTGGTCTGAACAAGCAGATTCTGTGCGAATACGTGGAATACATTGCCAACCAGCGCATGTCTGCCATTGGGCTGGACACGCCGTTTGACGTGAAAAGCAATCCGCTGCCATGGATGAACAATTATCTTAATTCAGATAATGTTCAGGTGGCGCCGCAGGAGTCAGAAATCAGCTCTTACCTGGTTGGTCAGATTGATTCTTCGGTCAGTGAAGATGATTTTGCTGACTTCGAGCTTTAA
- a CDS encoding DMT family transporter yields MPRLSSSLRVGLLTCLAMLAFAANSLLCRMALAQTSLDPATFTIIRLLSGALMLALICGIKNRFSLRYGSWPGAIALFVYAAGFSFAYTGMNTGTGALLLFGAVQLTMIAYSLWNNERFNLIQTLGFGLAIVGLVVLLLPSAVSPALVPAALMISAGIAWAVYTLMGRGSTQPLLVTTGNFWRSLPLLLLLWWWLPGEGGPAMNTAAISYAIASGALASGAGYAIWYAVLPSLQSSVAATIQLSVPVLAMLMGWAFLAESITGQMILACLATLGGIALVIRYR; encoded by the coding sequence ATGCCCCGGTTGTCTTCCTCTTTACGGGTGGGTCTGCTCACCTGTCTGGCGATGCTGGCGTTCGCCGCTAACTCATTGCTGTGCCGTATGGCGCTGGCACAGACGAGTCTGGATCCTGCCACCTTTACCATCATTCGTTTACTCAGCGGCGCACTTATGCTGGCGCTTATCTGTGGAATTAAAAACCGTTTTAGCCTGCGTTATGGTAGTTGGCCGGGCGCCATCGCCCTGTTTGTGTATGCCGCCGGGTTTTCGTTTGCCTATACCGGCATGAATACGGGCACCGGCGCACTGTTGTTATTTGGGGCGGTGCAACTGACCATGATTGCCTATAGTTTGTGGAATAACGAGCGTTTTAACCTCATCCAAACCCTGGGCTTTGGCCTGGCAATTGTTGGACTGGTGGTGTTGTTGCTGCCCTCCGCAGTAAGCCCGGCATTAGTGCCGGCGGCGTTGATGATAAGTGCAGGCATCGCCTGGGCGGTATACACCCTGATGGGGCGGGGCAGCACCCAGCCATTGCTGGTCACCACCGGTAACTTCTGGCGTAGCCTGCCATTGTTACTCCTACTGTGGTGGTGGTTACCGGGCGAGGGCGGGCCAGCAATGAACACGGCCGCAATAAGTTATGCAATAGCCTCCGGCGCACTGGCTTCAGGCGCAGGCTATGCTATCTGGTATGCGGTGCTACCGTCGTTACAAAGCTCGGTGGCAGCCACTATTCAGCTCAGCGTACCGGTACTGGCGATGCTGATGGGCTGGGCATTTTTAGCCGAGTCGATTACGGGGCAGATGATCCTTGCCTGTCTTGCTACCCTGGGGGGCATTGCGCTGGTAATACGCTACCGTTAA